The DNA window AAATTTAGTTTTTAAATTTGTCAACTATTTGTTTATTAGTAATGCCCTTTTAAAGACAAAACATTTAAGATTTCAATGGTGTTTTCGTCAGTAACTATTTGTATAAAATGATTTAAAAAAAATTACTTCCACAAATCTTCTAATTTGATTTTAACTCCTTTTCCGTCTTTTATGCTTTGTTCAGCTTCCAAAATTTCTTTTACAAACTCTGGATTGTATGGCTTTTCCACTTTTTCAATTTCAAAACCTAATAATTTAGCCAAAGCTTTCAATACTGGTAAATCTTTTTTCTTAACGTTTTTTAAAATGAGTTCCATAGCAATCGGAATATATATTGGTTGTTCAAATTTACAAATATTTATCCAACAGAACCTTCTAACGAAATCTCTAACAATTTCTGTGCTTCCACAGCAAATTCCATTGGCAATTTATTCAATACATCTTTGCTGAAACCATTTACGATTAAAGCGATGGCTTTCTCGGTTGGAATGCCACGCTGATTGCAATAGAAAACTTGGTCTTCGCCGATTTTACTCGTGGTTGCTTCGTGTTCTATTTTGGCTAGCGGATTTTTACTTTCGATGTACGGAAAAGTATTGGCGCTGCAATTGTTTCCCATCAAAAGCGAATCGCATTGCGAAAAATTTCGAGCATTTTCAGCATTTGGACCAATTTTCACTAATCCTCTATAACTATTAT is part of the Flavobacterium nackdongense genome and encodes:
- a CDS encoding DUF2683 family protein, whose protein sequence is MELILKNVKKKDLPVLKALAKLLGFEIEKVEKPYNPEFVKEILEAEQSIKDGKGVKIKLEDLWK